In Lactobacillus sp. PV012, one genomic interval encodes:
- the rsgA gene encoding ribosome small subunit-dependent GTPase A, whose amino-acid sequence MKNATGTIVGAISGYYDVDIDGKVIRTRARGVFRGRKQKPLVGDKVEVQLDDKGMNYLVKIFPRENEIGRPAVANVAQVLLVISAIEPDFSTELLDRYLTFFSWQGVGVEIYLSKTDLVSEEKLAEIKQVLRYYQEIGYTVFTSAKELEERLPDLVQKDEVWTLAGQSGAGKSTILNRLEKDANQETGAISTALNRGKHTTRKVQLFNYGEGLLADTPGFSAVDLYKIKIDQLPNYFYEFATASKGCKFRSCQHIHEPGCNVKKLVAEGSIRQSRYDDYLKIRHEIEDNRMPEYMK is encoded by the coding sequence ATGAAAAATGCAACAGGAACAATTGTAGGAGCTATCTCAGGATACTATGATGTAGACATAGATGGAAAAGTCATAAGAACACGCGCAAGAGGGGTATTTAGAGGAAGAAAGCAAAAGCCGCTTGTTGGCGATAAAGTTGAAGTACAGCTAGATGATAAGGGAATGAATTATTTAGTTAAAATTTTTCCCCGAGAAAATGAAATTGGGCGTCCTGCAGTGGCAAACGTTGCACAAGTATTATTAGTTATCTCAGCTATTGAACCAGATTTTTCCACTGAATTACTAGATCGCTATTTAACTTTCTTTTCTTGGCAAGGAGTGGGAGTTGAGATTTATCTTTCTAAAACTGACTTAGTGAGTGAAGAAAAGCTAGCAGAAATTAAACAAGTCTTACGTTATTATCAAGAAATTGGTTATACTGTTTTTACTAGTGCAAAAGAACTTGAAGAAAGACTTCCTGATTTAGTGCAAAAGGATGAAGTGTGGACCTTAGCTGGTCAATCAGGTGCTGGAAAGTCCACAATTTTAAATCGTTTAGAAAAAGATGCTAATCAAGAAACTGGAGCAATTTCAACTGCTTTAAATCGAGGTAAGCACACTACAAGAAAAGTTCAACTATTTAATTATGGAGAGGGTCTTTTAGCGGATACTCCAGGATTTTCAGCAGTAGATTTATATAAGATCAAAATAGATCAATTGCCAAATTATTTTTATGAATTTGCGACTGCAAGTAAGGGATGCAAGTTTAGAAGTTGTCAACATATTCATGAGCCAGGTTGTAATGTTAAAAAACTCGTTGCCGAAGGTTCAATTCGCCAAAGTCGTTATGATGACTATTTAAAAATAAGACATGAAATTGAAGATAATCGAATGCCAGAGTATATGAAATGA
- a CDS encoding thiamine diphosphokinase, whose protein sequence is MEAIALLGGPREQWPQNIKERFEKARKKNKLIFSGDRGTLILKQWGLTPDVAVGDFDSIKKNEKKRTLENIPDVRFSNPVKDYTDSEQLLVTALQEYQVDNLEIYGATGGRIDHLLVNLFTFLHSPLQEYLNKVSLVDKQNIIYFCKTGKTQFPYQEGYNYIGFGNLTPVEDFEIKDARYELSDFSSKVPQMFSSNEFLRSKKAIKISLKKGIVIAIYSRDEKRFFS, encoded by the coding sequence ATGGAAGCAATAGCATTATTAGGAGGTCCCCGAGAGCAATGGCCTCAAAACATCAAAGAGCGATTTGAAAAAGCACGTAAAAAAAATAAATTAATTTTTAGTGGTGACCGGGGAACATTGATTTTAAAACAATGGGGACTTACTCCTGATGTAGCTGTGGGAGATTTTGATTCAATTAAAAAGAACGAAAAAAAACGTACCCTGGAAAATATTCCAGATGTACGTTTTTCTAATCCAGTTAAAGATTATACAGATTCAGAACAACTATTAGTAACTGCTCTACAAGAATATCAAGTAGATAATTTAGAAATATATGGGGCAACTGGTGGCAGAATTGATCATTTGCTAGTAAATTTATTTACTTTTCTACACTCACCTTTGCAAGAATATCTCAATAAAGTTAGTTTAGTTGATAAACAGAATATAATTTATTTCTGCAAGACTGGGAAGACGCAGTTTCCTTATCAAGAAGGGTATAACTATATTGGGTTTGGAAATTTAACTCCGGTCGAAGATTTTGAAATTAAAGATGCTCGCTATGAATTAAGTGACTTTTCAAGTAAAGTGCCACAAATGTTCTCATCAAATGAGTTTTTGCGGTCAAAAAAAGCAATTAAAATTTCTCTAAAAAAAGGAATAGTAATTGCTATTTATAGTCGAGATGAGAAAAGATTTTTTAGCTAA
- the plsX gene encoding phosphate acyltransferase PlsX: MKRIAIDAMGGENAPQAIIEAVLRAKKELKDTQFILFGNEEEIKKYLKEEDSQIKLVNTTEVIADDEEPVKAIRRKKDSSMVKAAQAVKEGQADAILSLGNTGALLACGIFIIGRIKGVNRPGLMPTMPSKKGDQGFNIIDVGANAQSKPEYLVQWAEMANFYAKKIRNVKNPKVALLNNGAEYDKGDALHQEAYKLLKETDLNFIGNIEGNEIMTGKADVIVTDGFTGNAALKSIEGTASVILGMLKDALLNNGTKAKLGALLAKPALKALKSRFDTARYGGAVLLGVNAPVVKTHGRSDQRPIYYTLVQIDKMLDQNLIDLLKKQFSQE; this comes from the coding sequence ATGAAAAGAATTGCGATTGATGCAATGGGTGGCGAAAATGCCCCTCAAGCAATTATTGAAGCAGTATTACGAGCAAAAAAGGAATTAAAAGATACGCAGTTTATTTTATTTGGAAATGAAGAAGAAATAAAAAAGTATCTTAAAGAAGAAGATTCTCAAATTAAATTGGTGAATACTACTGAAGTAATTGCCGATGATGAGGAACCAGTAAAAGCAATCAGAAGAAAAAAGGATTCATCAATGGTGAAAGCTGCCCAAGCAGTTAAAGAAGGCCAAGCAGATGCAATTCTATCTTTAGGAAATACTGGGGCACTTCTTGCTTGTGGAATTTTTATAATTGGGCGAATCAAGGGAGTTAATCGCCCAGGGTTAATGCCAACCATGCCAAGTAAAAAAGGTGATCAAGGATTTAATATTATCGATGTAGGTGCAAATGCTCAAAGTAAGCCAGAATATTTAGTGCAATGGGCAGAAATGGCTAATTTTTACGCTAAAAAAATTAGAAACGTTAAAAATCCTAAAGTAGCTCTCTTAAATAATGGCGCTGAATATGACAAGGGAGATGCTTTGCATCAAGAAGCTTACAAGCTTTTAAAAGAGACAGATTTAAACTTTATTGGTAATATTGAAGGAAATGAGATTATGACAGGTAAGGCTGATGTAATTGTAACAGACGGCTTTACTGGAAATGCTGCTTTGAAGTCAATTGAAGGTACAGCTAGCGTGATCTTAGGAATGTTAAAAGATGCCTTATTAAATAATGGTACTAAGGCAAAGCTAGGAGCTTTATTAGCAAAACCTGCTTTAAAGGCTTTAAAATCTCGTTTTGATACTGCACGCTATGGTGGAGCAGTTTTGTTAGGAGTAAATGCACCAGTTGTTAAAACTCACGGTCGTTCTGATCAGCGACCAATTTATTACACATTGGTACAAATTGATAAAATGTTAGATCAAAATTTGATAGATTTGTTAAAGAAACAATTTAGTCAAGAATAG
- the rpe gene encoding ribulose-phosphate 3-epimerase yields MIAPSILNANNMKLGEEIQEAADNGITRFHLDIMDGHFVPNLSYGPELVLAFKKEFPKLTAEVHLMSNNLSVTIPLFVEAGADLIEFHLEATDKVEEWLDYLHAHHVKAGLAISPETPVEELQLYLNKVDQILVMSVKPGFGGQSFNEETPARVKRIYQMIKENNLEIPIEVDGGIDDQTIKKVKEAGAKIFVAGSYIFKKGPIKQQIQKLEKAAN; encoded by the coding sequence ATGATAGCACCATCAATTTTAAATGCAAATAATATGAAGTTAGGGGAAGAAATTCAAGAAGCTGCCGATAATGGGATCACGCGGTTTCATCTTGACATTATGGATGGTCATTTTGTGCCCAATTTATCTTATGGTCCTGAATTAGTGTTGGCTTTTAAAAAGGAATTTCCTAAGTTAACCGCTGAAGTACACTTAATGAGTAATAATTTATCAGTAACTATTCCTTTATTTGTAGAAGCAGGGGCAGATTTAATTGAATTTCATCTTGAAGCAACTGATAAAGTAGAAGAATGGTTAGATTATTTACATGCTCATCATGTAAAAGCAGGCTTAGCAATTTCTCCTGAAACTCCAGTAGAAGAACTCCAGCTTTATTTAAATAAAGTTGATCAAATTTTGGTAATGAGTGTTAAGCCGGGATTTGGAGGACAAAGTTTTAATGAAGAAACGCCAGCCAGAGTTAAAAGAATTTATCAGATGATAAAAGAAAATAATCTAGAGATACCAATTGAAGTTGATGGTGGAATTGATGATCAGACCATTAAAAAGGTAAAAGAAGCTGGCGCAAAGATTTTTGTAGCAGGTTCTTATATCTTTAAAAAAGGTCCCATTAAGCAACAAATCCAAAAATTAGAAAAGGCAGCTAATTAA
- the rnc gene encoding ribonuclease III, with the protein MITEEFKKNLKEKYGIVFHNEKLLEKAFTHTSYENEHPGSGNYEKLEFLGDAVLELAVSDYLYRHFPKLNEGELTRLRSNIVRTEGFSEFAKEAGFAQAVNLGKGEEKSGARQRKTLLEDIFEAFNGALFLDQGMPAVQHFLHLTVYPLIAEGDFDDSRDYKTELQEQLQKNGPVKIKYNVIAEDETKPMFKVQLVVNGVAKTQGMGRNKKAAEQQAAMKELKNI; encoded by the coding sequence ATGATTACTGAAGAATTTAAAAAGAATCTCAAAGAAAAATATGGAATTGTTTTTCATAATGAAAAGCTATTAGAAAAAGCTTTTACCCATACATCATATGAAAATGAACATCCTGGGTCAGGAAATTATGAAAAGTTAGAGTTTTTAGGGGATGCAGTTTTAGAACTTGCAGTATCGGATTATTTATATCGTCATTTTCCTAAGTTAAATGAAGGTGAACTAACTCGTTTGCGTTCAAATATTGTAAGAACAGAAGGATTTTCTGAATTTGCAAAAGAAGCAGGCTTTGCACAGGCAGTTAATCTGGGTAAAGGTGAAGAAAAATCAGGTGCTCGGCAAAGAAAGACGTTGTTAGAAGATATTTTTGAAGCTTTTAATGGCGCTCTATTTTTAGATCAAGGAATGCCTGCAGTTCAGCACTTTTTACATTTAACTGTTTATCCATTGATTGCAGAAGGTGATTTTGATGATTCAAGAGATTATAAAACAGAATTGCAAGAACAACTTCAAAAGAATGGCCCAGTTAAAATTAAATACAACGTCATTGCAGAAGATGAAACAAAACCGATGTTCAAAGTACAGCTTGTTGTTAATGGAGTAGCTAAAACTCAAGGAATGGGTAGAAATAAAAAAGCAGCCGAGCAACAAGCAGCAATGAAAGAATTAAAAAATATATAA
- the recG gene encoding ATP-dependent DNA helicase RecG, producing the protein MQLNYENSDLFLPVTTLKGVGEKTKEQLQSLGINSIYDLLFYFPFRYEALDSTPLQQAIDGQKIVLKGLVVTDPYVSHFGRHKSRLSFKLKIDHEIIMVNFFNQHWLQKIIKTGHEIAVYGKYNEARQSLGGIKVIAKKEHDSSMAAVYGVNKNISQKKLQSLIDQALSEYLPQVDDIIPASIRKKYRLLDDKELVSQMHHPKTPQLAKLAKRSAVFREFFIFQMQLAVLSEQESKGKTGISKKYDLREIRELIKKLPFELSADQKKVVNEIYADLHSTKQMKRLLQGDVGSGKTIVAVFAIYAAITAGYQVALMVPTEILAQQHFHKIDELLQQFGVRVALLTGSTKEIEKKEIYQELADGTINVVIGTHALIQPIVKFKNLGLVIIDEQHRFGVNQRKVLINKGNNPDLLAMTATPIPRTLALTVYGEMDVSEIRHLPAGRKPITSQWVTSKKIPEVYDLINKQLAQGFQVYAVTPLIHESESSDLKNAEELQEQIARHFPDKNVVLLHGQMSGEEKNNIMDNFVQKKIDILVTTSVIEVGVDVPNANMMVIYNAERFGLSQLHQLRGRIGRGQTASYCVFISDPKNEVAKKRMKIIASTSDGFTLAQEDLKLRGEGDIFGKAQSGLPQFKLGDVVNDYNSLKVAHDEAKNIIKSDPLLENLEFIFLRKLLEYLNKLQID; encoded by the coding sequence ATGCAACTAAATTATGAAAACTCAGATCTCTTTTTGCCAGTTACCACTTTAAAAGGTGTAGGAGAAAAAACTAAAGAGCAACTTCAGAGCTTAGGTATCAATAGTATTTACGATCTATTGTTCTATTTTCCTTTTCGGTATGAGGCGTTAGATAGCACACCATTACAACAAGCAATTGATGGTCAAAAGATTGTTTTAAAGGGACTAGTGGTAACCGACCCATATGTTAGCCATTTTGGGCGTCATAAAAGTCGTCTTAGTTTTAAACTAAAAATTGATCATGAGATTATCATGGTCAATTTTTTTAATCAGCATTGGTTACAAAAAATAATTAAAACAGGACATGAGATAGCTGTATATGGCAAATATAATGAAGCACGTCAGAGTTTGGGTGGAATTAAAGTTATTGCCAAAAAAGAACATGATTCTTCAATGGCAGCAGTATATGGCGTTAACAAAAATATCAGTCAAAAAAAATTGCAATCATTGATTGATCAAGCGTTGAGTGAATATTTGCCTCAAGTAGATGATATAATTCCAGCCTCCATTAGAAAAAAATATCGATTGCTTGATGATAAAGAACTTGTCTCGCAAATGCATCACCCTAAAACACCCCAACTTGCAAAGTTAGCTAAAAGAAGTGCAGTTTTTAGAGAATTTTTTATCTTTCAAATGCAGTTGGCAGTTTTATCTGAGCAAGAAAGTAAAGGGAAAACAGGAATTAGTAAAAAATATGATTTGCGTGAAATTAGGGAATTGATAAAAAAATTACCTTTTGAGTTGTCAGCAGATCAAAAGAAAGTTGTAAATGAAATATACGCTGATTTACATTCTACTAAGCAGATGAAGCGGCTTCTCCAGGGAGATGTAGGGAGTGGAAAAACCATAGTAGCAGTTTTTGCTATCTATGCGGCAATTACGGCTGGTTATCAAGTTGCATTAATGGTTCCAACCGAAATTTTGGCTCAACAGCACTTTCACAAGATCGATGAACTCTTGCAGCAGTTTGGAGTTCGCGTCGCCTTACTTACAGGTAGTACTAAAGAAATAGAAAAAAAAGAAATTTATCAAGAACTAGCTGATGGAACAATTAATGTTGTTATTGGAACCCATGCTTTGATTCAACCAATTGTTAAATTTAAGAATTTAGGCTTAGTAATTATTGACGAACAGCATCGGTTTGGGGTAAATCAGCGAAAAGTGTTAATTAATAAAGGAAATAATCCAGATTTGTTGGCAATGACAGCCACCCCTATTCCTCGTACTTTAGCTTTGACAGTATATGGTGAAATGGATGTTTCTGAAATTCGACATCTTCCTGCAGGCCGAAAACCCATTACTTCTCAATGGGTAACAAGTAAAAAAATACCAGAGGTTTATGATCTCATTAATAAGCAATTAGCTCAAGGCTTTCAGGTTTATGCAGTTACTCCTTTAATTCATGAATCTGAAAGTAGTGATTTAAAAAATGCAGAAGAATTACAAGAGCAAATTGCCAGACATTTTCCAGATAAAAATGTTGTTTTACTTCATGGACAAATGAGTGGTGAAGAAAAAAATAATATTATGGATAATTTTGTCCAGAAAAAAATTGATATTTTGGTTACTACTAGTGTAATTGAAGTTGGAGTAGATGTTCCAAATGCAAATATGATGGTAATTTATAATGCAGAACGTTTTGGTTTAAGTCAGCTTCATCAGTTGCGTGGTAGAATTGGACGAGGACAAACAGCGAGTTATTGTGTATTTATTAGTGACCCTAAAAATGAAGTTGCTAAAAAGAGAATGAAAATTATTGCCTCAACTAGTGATGGTTTTACCTTGGCACAAGAAGATTTGAAATTACGGGGTGAGGGTGATATTTTTGGAAAGGCTCAGTCTGGATTACCCCAATTTAAATTAGGGGATGTAGTAAATGATTATAATAGCTTGAAAGTTGCTCACGATGAAGCTAAAAATATCATTAAATCTGATCCTTTATTAGAAAATCTAGAATTTATTTTTTTGAGGAAACTGTTAGAATATTTAAATAAGTTACAAATAGATTGA
- the pknB gene encoding Stk1 family PASTA domain-containing Ser/Thr kinase produces the protein MDKGYLLGGRYKIIAILGEGGMANVYLAEDIILKQKVAVKILRQDLKNDLQTIQRFQREAMSTSELSHPHIVSILDVGSENDEHYLVMEYVNGVDLKEYIKEHKPLPLKEVISIMDQILDAMALAHDHNVIHRDLKPQNILMDKNGNIKIVDFGIAVALNQSTMTQTNTAMGSVHYMSPEQARGVLATKQSDIYSLGIILYELLMGKVPFTGENAVAIALKHFQENTPSLRKQNPQIPQPLENVVLKATAKDPKDRYKSVYEMKTDLDSCLDPERAGEEVFIDSHRANEEKTIVIPTLSGSVHNGKKETKEVIEEENKKQKNGFWKNVVSHKVWWITAIVAMIAILATMLLALNSKTLPNVPDVSNMTQAQATKKLEKSGLKVGTVKRSYSAGVKKGRVIRTIPGSGTSIRSGKLVNLIISKGQHLVLVPNVTGNTYEVAADRLKKDGFKVEKDQTYSYTTPVGNVISQDITPGEKIDPATTPVKLLISQGPPQQEKESFKIRDLTGYSLKGARDYASDNNLRLEISEIYSDTAEKGTVISQSPKQNTTVYPGDEVKLIVSKGKDENKSSQDSQNSSSKSQQEVKVTKTFSIPYEKTSSLEGDHLQIYVEDDNHSINDVYKDIYIKKDAAISIPFNLSNGNGRVKIVRDGKEILDEEVKK, from the coding sequence ATGGATAAAGGCTATCTGCTTGGAGGACGCTATAAAATAATTGCAATTTTAGGCGAAGGTGGAATGGCTAATGTTTATCTAGCAGAAGACATCATTTTAAAGCAAAAAGTTGCTGTCAAAATATTACGTCAAGACTTAAAAAATGATCTGCAAACAATTCAACGTTTTCAAAGAGAAGCAATGTCAACTAGTGAATTGTCGCATCCACATATTGTATCTATTTTAGATGTAGGTAGTGAGAATGATGAACACTACCTGGTGATGGAATATGTGAACGGGGTAGATTTAAAGGAATACATTAAAGAACATAAGCCTTTACCCCTAAAAGAAGTGATTTCAATTATGGATCAGATTCTAGATGCAATGGCATTGGCTCATGATCATAATGTAATTCATCGAGATTTAAAGCCGCAAAATATATTAATGGACAAAAATGGCAATATTAAAATTGTGGACTTTGGAATTGCAGTGGCGTTGAATCAAAGTACAATGACCCAAACTAATACTGCAATGGGATCGGTACATTATATGTCTCCTGAACAGGCTAGGGGAGTTTTGGCTACTAAACAATCTGATATTTATTCATTAGGAATAATTTTATATGAATTATTGATGGGGAAAGTACCATTTACTGGAGAAAATGCAGTTGCAATTGCTTTAAAGCATTTTCAAGAAAATACTCCCTCTTTAAGAAAACAAAATCCTCAGATTCCCCAGCCTTTAGAAAACGTAGTTTTAAAAGCAACCGCTAAAGATCCTAAAGATCGTTATAAGTCGGTTTATGAAATGAAAACAGACCTGGATAGCTGTTTAGATCCTGAACGTGCTGGTGAAGAAGTTTTTATAGATAGTCATCGAGCTAATGAAGAAAAGACAATTGTTATTCCAACTCTTTCAGGTTCTGTTCATAATGGAAAAAAGGAAACAAAAGAGGTTATTGAAGAGGAAAATAAAAAACAAAAAAATGGTTTTTGGAAAAATGTAGTCTCTCATAAAGTTTGGTGGATTACAGCCATAGTTGCAATGATAGCGATTTTAGCGACGATGTTGCTCGCTTTAAATAGTAAGACTCTGCCAAATGTGCCTGATGTATCTAATATGACTCAAGCGCAAGCAACAAAAAAATTAGAAAAGTCAGGACTGAAAGTTGGTACTGTTAAAAGAAGTTATTCTGCTGGAGTGAAAAAAGGAAGAGTAATTCGAACTATTCCTGGTTCGGGAACATCAATTAGAAGTGGAAAACTTGTCAATTTGATTATTTCAAAGGGACAACATTTAGTCTTAGTACCCAATGTGACTGGAAATACTTATGAAGTAGCGGCTGATCGGTTAAAAAAGGATGGCTTTAAAGTTGAAAAAGATCAAACTTATTCTTACACAACACCGGTAGGAAATGTTATTTCACAAGATATTACACCTGGAGAAAAAATTGATCCAGCAACTACACCAGTTAAACTCCTTATTTCTCAAGGACCACCTCAGCAAGAAAAAGAGAGTTTTAAAATACGTGATTTAACCGGTTATTCTTTAAAGGGAGCACGTGATTACGCTAGTGATAATAATTTAAGGCTAGAGATTAGTGAAATTTATTCTGATACAGCAGAAAAAGGCACGGTTATTAGTCAATCTCCTAAGCAAAATACTACGGTATATCCTGGGGATGAAGTGAAATTAATTGTTTCTAAAGGTAAAGATGAAAATAAAAGTTCTCAAGACTCTCAAAACTCTAGTTCTAAGAGTCAGCAAGAAGTAAAAGTTACCAAAACTTTTTCAATTCCTTATGAAAAAACTAGTAGCTTAGAGGGTGACCATCTTCAAATTTACGTTGAAGATGACAATCACTCTATTAATGATGTTTATAAAGATATTTATATAAAAAAAGATGCAGCCATTTCGATTCCATTTAATTTAAGTAATGGAAACGGAAGAGTAAAAATTGTGCGTGATGGTAAGGAAATTTTAGATGAGGAAGTAAAGAAGTAA
- the acpP gene encoding acyl carrier protein has translation MSQEEIFNKIADMIADRFEVDRSTITMNLNFQNDLDADSIDFVEFVMDLEDAFGSEIPDEDAEKLQTVGEAVEYIQNHQS, from the coding sequence ATGAGTCAAGAAGAAATTTTTAATAAGATTGCTGATATGATTGCAGATCGTTTTGAAGTAGATCGCTCAACAATTACAATGAATCTTAACTTTCAAAATGATTTGGATGCAGATTCAATTGATTTTGTAGAATTTGTCATGGATTTAGAAGATGCATTTGGTAGTGAAATTCCAGATGAAGATGCTGAAAAATTACAAACTGTTGGTGAAGCAGTTGAATATATTCAAAATCATCAGAGCTAA
- a CDS encoding DAK2 domain-containing protein encodes MVLTEINGQNFKDMVRAATHRLSKNSEFVDKLNVFPVPDGDTGTNMTLTVENGAKAVNEDPSDVVGKLTESLAKGMLMGARGNSGVITSQLFRGFYKAAENKQTLSAQDLADAFSNGVATAYKAVMKPVEGTILTVARVGAEEGAKKAKETDDAVEVMEAVVAGAKKALQETPEMLPVLKQVGVVDSGGQGLVFIYQGFLEGLLGEKDSEEYQLDNFEMDELINAAHHQAEAAQVQLSTSDIVNGYCTEIMVDLQAEVPNKKKFDLDEFRKHLSELGDSLLAVSDGEVAKVHVHTEHPGEVFAYGSQFGELGKIKIDNMRIQHETIVENNEEQEEAVDFAVIAVASGHGIRELFKSEGVNRIISGGQTMNPSTQDIIDAIQKSGAKKAIVLPNNGNIVMAAKQAAEVCDIPVGIVPTKTISQGLTAMLSFNPEASVEENVEAMSEDLDAVVSGEVTRAIRDTEIDDVQIKKDDYLGIIDGNIKVDNPDLIATTVEMIEKMLDEDSEIITVIYGSDATKKQANEIVAQLEAKHDELEFEIHDGGQPVYYFLVSVE; translated from the coding sequence GTGGTTTTAACAGAAATAAATGGTCAAAATTTTAAGGATATGGTGCGTGCAGCAACCCACCGTTTAAGTAAAAACTCAGAATTTGTTGATAAATTAAATGTTTTTCCAGTGCCAGATGGAGATACTGGTACTAATATGACACTTACAGTTGAAAACGGAGCTAAAGCAGTTAATGAAGATCCAAGTGATGTAGTGGGGAAATTAACTGAAAGTTTAGCTAAAGGAATGTTAATGGGAGCACGTGGTAATTCAGGTGTTATTACTTCCCAATTATTCCGTGGTTTTTATAAAGCTGCAGAAAATAAACAAACACTTTCTGCACAAGATTTAGCAGATGCTTTTTCAAATGGGGTAGCGACTGCGTATAAAGCAGTTATGAAGCCAGTGGAAGGTACTATTTTAACAGTAGCACGTGTTGGTGCTGAAGAAGGTGCAAAAAAGGCAAAAGAAACTGATGATGCAGTTGAAGTAATGGAAGCAGTAGTAGCTGGTGCAAAAAAGGCACTTCAAGAAACTCCTGAAATGTTACCGGTTTTAAAACAAGTTGGTGTAGTTGACTCAGGTGGTCAAGGATTAGTTTTCATCTACCAAGGCTTTTTAGAAGGATTACTTGGAGAAAAGGATTCTGAAGAGTATCAACTTGATAATTTTGAAATGGATGAGTTAATTAACGCAGCTCACCACCAAGCTGAAGCTGCTCAAGTTCAATTATCAACAAGTGATATTGTCAATGGTTACTGTACTGAAATTATGGTAGATTTACAGGCCGAAGTACCTAATAAGAAAAAGTTCGATTTGGATGAATTTAGAAAGCATTTGTCTGAACTAGGTGATTCTCTTTTAGCAGTTTCTGATGGTGAAGTTGCTAAAGTACACGTTCATACTGAACATCCTGGTGAAGTTTTTGCATATGGTAGTCAATTTGGTGAATTAGGTAAAATTAAAATTGATAATATGCGTATCCAACACGAAACTATTGTTGAAAATAACGAAGAACAAGAAGAAGCAGTTGATTTTGCTGTTATTGCAGTAGCTTCAGGACATGGAATTCGAGAATTATTCAAGAGTGAAGGTGTAAATCGAATTATTTCTGGTGGTCAAACCATGAATCCTTCAACTCAAGATATTATTGATGCGATTCAAAAGTCTGGTGCCAAAAAGGCGATTGTTTTACCTAATAACGGAAATATTGTAATGGCAGCTAAACAAGCAGCTGAAGTATGCGATATTCCAGTGGGAATTGTCCCAACAAAAACTATTTCTCAAGGTTTAACTGCGATGCTTTCTTTCAACCCAGAAGCAAGTGTTGAAGAAAATGTTGAAGCTATGTCAGAAGATTTAGATGCAGTAGTTTCTGGAGAAGTAACACGTGCAATTCGTGATACGGAAATTGATGATGTCCAAATTAAGAAAGATGACTATCTAGGAATCATTGATGGAAACATTAAAGTGGATAATCCAGATTTAATTGCTACTACTGTTGAAATGATTGAGAAAATGCTTGATGAAGATAGTGAAATTATCACAGTTATTTATGGTAGTGATGCTACCAAAAAACAAGCAAATGAAATTGTAGCTCAACTTGAAGCAAAACATGATGAATTAGAATTTGAAATTCATGATGGTGGACAACCAGTTTACTATTTCTTAGTTTCGGTTGAATAA
- the rpmB gene encoding 50S ribosomal protein L28 encodes MAKDIITGRKTVFGNKRSKALNSVRRSWKPNLQKVRILVDGKPKRVWVSARALKSGKVKRV; translated from the coding sequence ATGGCAAAAGACATTATTACTGGCCGCAAGACGGTCTTTGGTAACAAGCGTTCAAAGGCTTTGAACTCCGTGCGGCGTTCATGGAAGCCAAACCTTCAAAAAGTTCGCATTCTTGTTGACGGCAAGCCAAAACGTGTATGGGTTTCTGCACGTGCTTTGAAGTCAGGTAAAGTTAAGCGTGTATAA
- a CDS encoding Asp23/Gls24 family envelope stress response protein — protein MAVKIKTKLGMIDISNNVIATVVGGAATSNYGVVGMASKNALRDGALTILNHANYRRGVVIKSKDNEIIVDVYIIVGYGLKISEVSHNVQDSVKYNLKNLLGINAKSVNVIVQGVKILDE, from the coding sequence ATGGCAGTAAAAATTAAAACAAAATTAGGTATGATTGATATTTCAAATAATGTCATTGCCACAGTAGTAGGAGGAGCAGCTACTTCAAACTACGGAGTAGTTGGGATGGCTTCAAAAAATGCACTTCGTGATGGTGCGTTAACTATTTTAAACCATGCTAATTACCGTCGTGGGGTCGTCATTAAATCTAAAGATAACGAAATAATAGTCGATGTATATATTATTGTGGGTTATGGCTTAAAGATTTCTGAAGTAAGTCACAATGTTCAAGATAGTGTAAAGTATAATTTAAAGAACCTATTAGGTATTAATGCAAAATCTGTTAACGTAATTGTACAAGGTGTTAAGATTTTAGATGAATAA